The following are encoded in a window of Flavobacterium sp. WC2421 genomic DNA:
- a CDS encoding LuxR C-terminal-related transcriptional regulator produces the protein MKAKTIPLFFFFFLSIQLCAQDLLPFVENYSKSNYQGDNQIWNVAQGTDDAMYFANNYNLLRYDGVKWEKYSLPNKTIIRSIMVDGDRIYSGSYKEFGYWFRKGGKMQYVSLSKGNKVFDDKNNEEIWKIIKFKGQIYFQSFNSLFLFDGKAIKQIKFPFLASYCFVVDNQLLIASVEKGIYKMNQGIIQKVNEWSILENNVIHAIQKHDGKIYFFTKKNGVYVLENNTLIPWKNALNTMLKSANINVAEFIKNNKLVIGTASKGVFIFDLNDGSYTNINRNNVLMNNSILSIGHDKEDDLWLGLDNGIAHIEVNSPVSIFYDSSGILGSVYSVASIPKGYLMASNHGVYKYVDKQLSLIPNSEGQAWNISKINNKFLIGHNEGTFIYENDSFYKLSSINGGWNMTKSSINNSFIQATYSGVVIYNDVNDLSKHIVVKGVLKPIKYVAQNRKNEIWAADNNRGLYRIVYNDAYETLSVDNVTQLSKITNDFGVKIVEFRNEILFLIHHTWYTYNSITNQLEENELFNVNFKNVSDIVTIDENHFMVLKDGLLYHIFANKNKFIWNIVQEKYYKGKIINDNLNVFKSNDNYLLNLDDGFIKLQLKYNNKPIPKIKVEAFNVDQLVVNKSKIDYNSELKLHVISGIYGANKPSLFYKINDSKEFLGVKEGTIVLNNLDSGDYEVSVYNHDGLNYNKVAEFNYEVAKPWYYSFWMILLYLIVISVILYVYYRWNKIRYIQKLALREEELKHQKKILEMELKAENELNSQEYEKHILELELQSKSSEVAGKSLSIAKQSEMIEKIQGILNTETDINKLTSEIKKAIKINAVNKHEWETFETNLNQIHNEFIINLSKKFPILTPKDIKLCIYLKMNLSSKEIAPMMNISYRGVELHRYRLRKKLNLVQDENLSKFLLMI, from the coding sequence TTGAAAGCTAAGACAATACCATTATTCTTTTTCTTTTTTCTATCTATTCAACTATGCGCTCAGGATTTACTGCCTTTTGTAGAAAATTACAGCAAATCCAATTACCAAGGCGACAACCAAATTTGGAATGTAGCTCAAGGAACTGATGATGCCATGTATTTTGCTAATAATTATAACTTGTTGCGTTATGATGGTGTAAAATGGGAAAAATATTCTTTGCCAAACAAAACAATTATTCGATCTATAATGGTAGACGGAGACCGAATATATTCAGGTTCTTATAAAGAATTTGGGTATTGGTTTCGTAAAGGCGGGAAGATGCAATATGTTTCACTATCGAAAGGAAACAAAGTATTTGATGACAAGAATAATGAAGAAATTTGGAAGATAATTAAATTTAAAGGACAAATTTATTTTCAGTCATTTAATAGTCTTTTCCTTTTTGACGGAAAAGCAATCAAGCAAATAAAATTTCCTTTTTTAGCTTCTTATTGCTTTGTTGTAGACAATCAACTATTGATAGCATCAGTAGAGAAAGGGATTTATAAAATGAATCAAGGGATTATTCAAAAAGTGAATGAATGGTCCATTTTAGAAAATAATGTAATCCATGCCATTCAAAAACACGACGGCAAGATCTATTTTTTTACTAAAAAAAATGGAGTTTATGTATTAGAAAATAATACTCTTATTCCATGGAAAAATGCATTAAACACGATGCTGAAATCAGCAAATATAAATGTGGCTGAATTCATTAAAAATAATAAATTAGTAATTGGTACGGCAAGTAAAGGAGTTTTTATTTTTGATTTAAATGATGGTTCTTATACAAACATCAATAGAAATAATGTATTGATGAATAATTCTATTTTGAGTATTGGCCACGATAAAGAAGATGATCTTTGGTTAGGCTTGGATAATGGAATTGCACATATCGAAGTCAACTCACCTGTATCTATTTTTTATGACAGCTCCGGTATTCTAGGATCGGTTTATTCTGTTGCCAGTATTCCAAAAGGGTATTTAATGGCTTCTAATCACGGGGTATACAAATATGTTGACAAACAGTTATCGCTAATTCCCAATTCAGAAGGTCAAGCATGGAATATTAGTAAAATCAATAATAAATTCCTTATTGGTCATAATGAGGGGACTTTTATTTATGAAAATGATTCCTTTTATAAATTGAGTTCTATAAATGGAGGTTGGAATATGACCAAGAGTAGCATCAATAATTCTTTTATTCAAGCTACTTATAGCGGTGTGGTAATTTACAATGATGTTAACGATTTAAGCAAACATATTGTAGTGAAGGGAGTATTGAAACCAATTAAATATGTTGCGCAGAATAGAAAAAATGAAATATGGGCCGCTGATAATAACAGAGGTCTTTATCGAATAGTCTATAATGATGCATATGAAACACTAAGTGTAGATAATGTAACACAACTGAGTAAGATAACGAATGATTTTGGGGTTAAAATAGTGGAATTCCGTAATGAAATTCTTTTTTTAATACATCATACTTGGTATACGTACAATTCAATTACTAATCAATTAGAAGAAAATGAATTATTTAATGTGAATTTTAAAAACGTTTCCGATATAGTGACTATTGATGAAAATCATTTTATGGTGCTTAAAGATGGCCTTTTGTATCACATTTTTGCTAATAAAAATAAGTTTATTTGGAATATAGTTCAAGAAAAATATTACAAAGGTAAAATCATTAATGACAATTTGAATGTGTTCAAGAGTAATGATAATTATCTATTAAATTTAGATGATGGTTTTATAAAATTGCAACTAAAATACAATAATAAACCGATCCCAAAAATCAAGGTAGAAGCATTTAATGTAGATCAATTAGTAGTCAATAAATCAAAGATTGATTATAACTCAGAATTAAAACTGCATGTAATTTCAGGTATATATGGAGCAAATAAGCCTAGTCTATTTTATAAAATTAATGATTCAAAAGAATTTTTAGGTGTAAAAGAAGGAACGATCGTTCTTAATAATTTGGATAGTGGTGATTATGAAGTTTCTGTTTATAATCATGACGGTTTAAATTATAATAAAGTGGCTGAGTTTAATTATGAAGTAGCTAAGCCATGGTATTATTCTTTTTGGATGATTCTACTCTACCTTATTGTAATTAGTGTCATTTTATATGTGTATTATAGATGGAATAAAATTAGATACATTCAAAAATTGGCTTTAAGAGAAGAAGAGTTAAAGCATCAAAAGAAAATTCTTGAAATGGAATTGAAAGCGGAGAATGAGCTAAACAGTCAAGAGTATGAAAAACACATTCTAGAATTAGAATTGCAATCTAAATCATCAGAAGTTGCTGGAAAATCACTTTCGATAGCTAAGCAAAGTGAGATGATTGAAAAAATTCAAGGGATTTTAAATACGGAAACCGATATTAATAAATTAACGAGTGAGATTAAAAAGGCGATAAAAATTAACGCAGTTAATAAACATGAATGGGAAACTTTTGAAACTAATCTTAATCAGATTCATAATGAGTTTATAATAAATCTTTCTAAAAAGTTTCCAATTCTGACACCTAAAGATATCAAGCTTTGCATTTACTTAAAAATGAACCTTTCTTCAAAAGAGATCGCTCCCATGATGAATATTTCATATAGAGGGGTTGAATTACACCGTTACCGTCTTAGAAAGAAATTGAACCTTGTTCAGGATGAAAATCTATCCAAATTTTTATTAATGATATAA
- a CDS encoding SusC/RagA family TonB-linked outer membrane protein, giving the protein MRNFILSFIALILLPAYMSGQVIKGKVLDKNGMGIPGAIVVSSSSNTDTDFDGNFNINAKVGETLKVTMLGFEAVSITATAAPMTITLLDSKDTALKEVVVIGYGTRKRSDNTSATTSIKAEEISKTKVLNASQAIQGKAAGVQVIASDLPGSTPTVVIRGLGTALGGRSPLYVVDGMPVENINNINTNDITSYDILKDASALAIYGNRAANGVILITTKKGSGEKATVEFESYAGFRNALKNVKMAGSNKYSYYSNVALGNTTFSQDQPTNTDWYKAITRTGSYTQNNVSVSGSSENVKYFFSLGHYDEKGILDGLDYNRLTLRSNNDFKISKRINLSQNFSVGFTHSTPKPLSAFTNAYKQSPIVPVYFPSGQYGVPFVGSNGFASTSGSAFNNVGNPVAQLNFFDEQQKSITMQGGLKLDVELLKGLKFTSQFNAEYYTWKNYNYEDTQKIWLAADPTRVSSTYSSTANINLLTKENEDYFNWNLSNYLVYNKVIGEHDIELMAGVEQSSKGAREHIKISRKNVNANENYWSLSGVDYAANVTSLTDVVNNERSLSSYFGRFQYKLMDKYLITGTIRRDGSSQFAKDYRWGTFPSVGLGWIISKESFLADVKGIDMLKLRGGWGKLGNQNVPLNNQSFASGLDSYLGGSILYPGVSVDSQVDPSLSWEITEEKTIGLDFEFMDRRLKGAIDLYDKKTNNVILDTKPYLTAGVGSTSPAHVGAVSNKGYELSLRWDDKINDNVSYWIGGNFSNNKNELTSLSNPNLPDKIGGGLGNGQWTKLLNNSSIGQPLGSFFLYEYAGYDANGQMQYLKADGSIVSQGLLSIEDRKYVGSILPKSTYGISLGVNYRNFDFSVDGYGTNGSKVYNGKKAQRFSGENIENVLATDFFTVNNTAAVNPAPFNQVPVASTYYMESGDFFRVNNITLGYKLPIKSEFINSARIYCNAINPFITQKFSGFSPELNGDGDPYGSQGVELDAYPVLRSFVIGANLKF; this is encoded by the coding sequence ATGAGAAATTTTATTTTGAGCTTTATAGCACTCATCCTACTTCCAGCTTATATGTCTGGTCAAGTAATTAAGGGAAAAGTATTAGATAAAAATGGAATGGGAATACCAGGAGCAATTGTGGTATCTTCAAGTTCAAATACTGATACTGATTTTGACGGAAATTTTAATATCAATGCCAAAGTAGGCGAGACATTAAAAGTGACCATGTTGGGTTTTGAAGCTGTTTCTATAACTGCTACAGCTGCCCCAATGACTATAACACTGTTGGATTCCAAAGACACTGCACTAAAAGAGGTAGTAGTAATTGGGTATGGAACTAGAAAAAGATCCGATAATACTTCGGCAACTACTTCAATAAAGGCAGAAGAAATTTCGAAAACTAAAGTATTGAATGCATCACAAGCTATTCAAGGTAAAGCAGCAGGGGTGCAAGTTATTGCTTCTGATTTGCCTGGTTCAACTCCAACGGTTGTGATTAGAGGTTTAGGAACTGCTTTAGGAGGAAGATCTCCTTTGTATGTTGTTGACGGAATGCCAGTAGAAAACATAAATAATATCAATACAAATGATATTACTTCTTACGATATTTTGAAAGATGCATCTGCATTAGCAATTTATGGTAATAGAGCAGCAAATGGGGTAATTTTAATTACAACAAAAAAAGGGAGTGGAGAGAAAGCAACTGTTGAATTTGAATCGTATGCCGGTTTTAGAAATGCATTAAAGAATGTAAAAATGGCGGGTAGCAACAAGTATTCTTATTATTCTAATGTAGCTTTGGGAAATACTACTTTCTCACAAGACCAACCAACTAATACGGATTGGTACAAAGCAATTACTAGAACAGGATCATACACACAAAATAATGTTTCAGTTTCAGGTTCATCTGAAAATGTAAAATACTTTTTTAGCTTGGGTCACTATGATGAAAAAGGAATTTTGGATGGATTGGATTATAATAGGTTGACTTTAAGAAGTAACAATGATTTCAAAATTTCTAAAAGAATCAATTTATCTCAAAATTTCAGTGTAGGATTTACGCATTCAACTCCAAAACCGTTATCAGCATTTACAAATGCGTATAAGCAATCACCAATCGTTCCCGTGTATTTTCCTTCTGGACAATATGGTGTACCATTTGTTGGTTCAAACGGCTTTGCTTCTACAAGCGGATCTGCATTTAATAATGTAGGTAATCCAGTTGCTCAATTAAACTTTTTTGATGAACAACAAAAAAGTATCACCATGCAAGGTGGTTTAAAACTGGATGTAGAGTTACTTAAAGGATTGAAATTTACTTCTCAGTTTAATGCGGAATATTATACTTGGAAAAATTACAATTATGAAGACACTCAAAAAATTTGGTTGGCTGCTGATCCAACACGAGTATCAAGTACGTATTCTTCTACGGCAAATATTAATTTATTGACTAAAGAAAATGAAGATTATTTCAATTGGAATTTATCAAATTATTTAGTGTATAATAAAGTAATTGGAGAACATGATATCGAATTAATGGCTGGTGTGGAGCAATCATCAAAAGGCGCAAGAGAACACATAAAAATATCAAGAAAAAATGTGAATGCAAATGAAAACTATTGGTCTTTATCCGGAGTTGATTATGCAGCTAACGTAACTAGTTTGACTGATGTTGTCAATAATGAAAGAAGTTTGTCTTCTTATTTTGGTCGTTTCCAATATAAATTGATGGATAAATATTTAATAACAGGTACAATAAGAAGAGATGGTTCTTCACAATTTGCCAAAGATTATCGTTGGGGAACTTTCCCATCCGTAGGATTAGGTTGGATTATATCTAAAGAAAGTTTTTTAGCTGATGTTAAAGGAATTGACATGTTAAAATTACGTGGAGGTTGGGGTAAATTAGGAAACCAAAATGTTCCATTGAATAATCAATCTTTTGCTTCTGGTTTAGACAGTTATTTAGGAGGTTCTATTTTATATCCAGGTGTAAGTGTTGATTCTCAAGTTGACCCTAGTTTATCTTGGGAAATTACGGAGGAAAAAACAATAGGTTTAGATTTTGAGTTTATGGACCGCAGATTAAAAGGAGCCATTGATTTATATGATAAAAAAACTAACAATGTAATTTTAGATACTAAACCTTATTTAACAGCAGGTGTAGGTTCTACCTCTCCAGCACATGTAGGTGCGGTTTCAAACAAAGGGTATGAATTATCATTACGTTGGGATGACAAAATAAATGATAATGTATCGTATTGGATTGGTGGTAACTTCTCAAATAATAAAAATGAGTTGACTAGTTTAAGTAATCCTAATTTACCTGATAAAATTGGTGGAGGTTTAGGAAATGGACAATGGACAAAATTATTGAATAATTCTTCAATAGGACAACCATTAGGTAGTTTCTTCTTGTATGAATATGCTGGTTATGATGCTAATGGACAAATGCAATATTTAAAAGCCGATGGTTCAATTGTTAGCCAAGGATTATTAAGTATTGAAGACAGAAAATACGTTGGTTCAATATTACCAAAATCGACCTACGGAATTTCATTGGGTGTAAATTATAGAAACTTTGATTTCTCAGTTGATGGATACGGAACTAATGGAAGTAAAGTATACAATGGTAAAAAAGCACAACGTTTTTCTGGTGAAAACATTGAAAATGTTTTGGCAACAGATTTCTTTACTGTTAATAATACTGCAGCTGTAAATCCAGCTCCTTTCAATCAAGTACCAGTAGCTTCTACTTACTATATGGAATCAGGTGATTTCTTCAGAGTAAATAATATTACTTTAGGATACAAACTACCTATAAAAAGTGAGTTTATTAATTCAGCCAGAATTTACTGCAATGCAATAAATCCTTTTATCACTCAAAAATTCTCAGGATTTTCACCTGAATTGAATGGTGATGGAGATCCTTACGGTTCGCAAGGCGTTGAACTAGATGCTTATCCTGTTTTGAGATCTTTTGTAATAGGTGCTAATTTAAAATTTTAA
- a CDS encoding RagB/SusD family nutrient uptake outer membrane protein gives MKKIYISAFVLSALIFSGCTNDFLDTKQTETISTTDLALFNNDAGAQGFVTAIYSKFTDWNMSSFSWIGLSSITSDDADKGSSPGDTGSDKDLMDALTYNSSSGSVEEVFTANYQGINKCNQALSFLPQLDQADANLRARLMGEAKFLRAFMYFTLVKTYGGVPIVDHLPNPSSEEDRVMQLTRRSTTEVYAFIVSDLTDAIAVLPAKGTYSASEKGRASIGAAYALLSKVYLYQKEWQKALENANLVVGYSLATDYASQYKITGENDSESIFEIQGTGSTPAKGIQGYSATQGARGAGGWGWGFNTPSMSLVNAYEVGDVRKNATIIFAGTTLYDGRVVPLTVENPRYNYKAYSSAYTDAWDSDVNIKYLRYAEVLLIKAEAMNELGQTATAIPILNQIRNRAGLANTTAVSQADVRTAIWKERRVELAFEHDRFYDLVRTGQAAAAFAIDGKTFTVGKNELFPMPQKFISEANGLSTQNPGY, from the coding sequence ATGAAAAAGATATATATATCAGCATTTGTCCTTTCGGCATTAATTTTCTCTGGATGTACTAATGATTTTTTAGATACAAAGCAAACAGAAACCATATCAACTACAGATTTAGCCTTGTTTAATAATGATGCTGGAGCTCAAGGTTTTGTCACGGCTATTTACAGTAAATTCACAGATTGGAACATGAGTTCTTTCTCATGGATAGGGCTATCAAGTATCACATCTGATGATGCGGACAAAGGTTCTTCTCCAGGAGATACAGGATCAGATAAAGATTTAATGGATGCATTAACTTACAACTCATCAAGTGGTTCAGTTGAAGAAGTGTTTACAGCTAATTATCAAGGTATTAATAAATGCAACCAGGCTTTATCCTTTCTTCCTCAATTAGACCAAGCCGATGCTAATTTGAGAGCTCGATTAATGGGTGAAGCCAAGTTTTTAAGAGCATTTATGTACTTTACTTTAGTAAAAACATACGGAGGTGTTCCAATTGTGGATCATTTACCAAATCCTTCTTCAGAGGAAGATAGAGTAATGCAGTTAACTCGTCGTAGTACAACAGAAGTTTATGCTTTTATTGTGAGTGATTTAACGGATGCTATTGCTGTTTTGCCTGCAAAAGGGACCTATAGTGCTTCTGAAAAAGGAAGAGCTTCTATAGGGGCTGCTTATGCTTTGTTATCTAAAGTGTATTTGTACCAAAAAGAATGGCAAAAAGCTTTGGAAAATGCAAATTTAGTTGTGGGATATAGCTTGGCAACAGATTATGCTTCACAATATAAAATCACAGGAGAAAATGATTCGGAATCTATTTTTGAAATTCAAGGAACTGGTTCGACTCCAGCCAAAGGAATTCAAGGTTATTCTGCTACCCAAGGCGCTCGTGGTGCTGGTGGATGGGGTTGGGGATTCAACACGCCTTCAATGAGTTTAGTGAATGCTTATGAAGTAGGTGATGTTAGAAAAAATGCAACAATCATTTTTGCAGGAACCACTTTGTATGATGGTAGAGTAGTGCCACTAACCGTTGAAAATCCAAGATACAATTACAAAGCGTATTCTTCGGCTTATACTGATGCTTGGGATTCTGATGTAAATATTAAATACTTAAGATATGCCGAAGTTTTATTAATAAAGGCAGAGGCTATGAATGAATTGGGGCAAACGGCGACTGCAATTCCAATTTTAAACCAAATTAGAAATAGAGCAGGTTTAGCTAATACTACTGCCGTTTCTCAAGCAGATGTTAGAACTGCTATTTGGAAAGAAAGAAGAGTTGAGTTGGCTTTTGAACATGATAGATTCTATGATCTTGTAAGAACAGGTCAAGCAGCAGCTGCATTTGCTATTGATGGGAAAACATTTACTGTAGGTAAAAATGAACTTTTCCCAATGCCTCAAAAATTTATTAGTGAAGCAAATGGTTTATCGACTCAAAATCCTGGGTACTAA